A portion of the Limosilactobacillus reuteri genome contains these proteins:
- a CDS encoding restriction endonuclease has protein sequence MIDYTTLKHSSDGMPTWDALLGIVLKLATEKRKWTAKDIKAATVKELNLPDELREKELDSGNDAIKRAGFALSRLKIAGYLRSDKRAEYEITTLGKEACDKYGLTLSRTVVQNEPLYKAHIAEVKKAKSKDTDNDSDNNIEYDSDDPQTTLSNENSIQEWFNLKMEETKDHLLTELTKMNPYAFETLMVNLLNRMGYKGSNGQSIVTQKSKDNGIDGVIYQDALGLQKVYLQVKRYAAGNSVGRHEITSFSGAINLKHMDRGVFITTSTFTSDAYEAAKGLNIVTIDGDALTNLMIQYRVGVEEAKTYYLYRINKDDFTE, from the coding sequence ATGATTGATTATACTACACTAAAACATAGTTCTGACGGTATGCCAACGTGGGATGCCCTTCTAGGCATTGTTTTAAAACTTGCTACGGAAAAGCGAAAATGGACAGCAAAAGATATAAAAGCGGCAACGGTAAAGGAATTAAATCTTCCTGACGAATTAAGAGAAAAAGAGCTTGATTCGGGTAATGATGCTATAAAACGCGCGGGCTTCGCACTTAGTAGATTGAAAATTGCTGGCTATTTACGCTCTGATAAAAGAGCTGAGTATGAAATAACGACGCTGGGCAAAGAGGCTTGTGATAAATATGGGCTAACCTTAAGCAGAACCGTCGTCCAGAATGAGCCGCTGTACAAAGCCCATATTGCTGAAGTAAAAAAAGCTAAAAGTAAAGATACTGACAACGATAGTGATAACAATATTGAATATGATAGCGATGATCCCCAAACCACCTTATCTAACGAAAATTCTATTCAAGAATGGTTCAATCTAAAAATGGAAGAAACAAAGGATCACTTGCTTACGGAACTAACAAAAATGAATCCATATGCTTTTGAAACGCTTATGGTAAACCTATTGAATAGGATGGGGTATAAAGGGTCCAATGGCCAATCTATTGTAACCCAAAAGTCTAAAGACAATGGGATTGACGGCGTAATCTACCAGGATGCGTTGGGACTCCAGAAGGTATATCTTCAGGTCAAGAGGTATGCTGCCGGTAATTCAGTTGGTCGTCATGAAATAACTTCTTTTAGTGGAGCAATTAATTTAAAGCATATGGATAGAGGTGTTTTTATAACTACATCAACATTCACTAGCGATGCATATGAAGCTGCTAAAGGTTTAAATATTGTTACTATTGATGGAGATGCACTTACTAACTTAATGATTCAGTATAGGGTAGGGGTTGAAGAAGCTAAAACCTACTACCTATACAGAATTAACAAAGATGATTTTACAGAGTAA
- a CDS encoding class I SAM-dependent DNA methyltransferase, which yields MRKNKTLHNKVEPLELPRYVQSEIQKIKWDKEIPDYEKVKEDAIAFAKEAQAEAERKKNGTVTSEKVMRGKVAQLLFKGVLGYSSIGEKFNYMEQKSAVDSGKRADGLIGEFKRDDEISNEDLMVKAVIEWEDSSYEFDTSEEGRGVTQAFGYQAKYRWYRNQQKYVIVSNFIELRLYGSDERTAEVFNLTKLDHEYQLRRLLLFLHASRFAPAGGKSKSDTFFAKEPEDEQKSVTAEAAAKLGELSNKIQAMGYSETETNIFMTRILFALFADDTTIMDGKFQKFLTHKVVKREDGTNTLGQELNVLFQVLNTPVKERGVMFTEYADFPYINGNLFSNVTIFPSFTNEILDDLIAAGNYDWSRINPIIFGNMFEGALNNETRRDLGAHFTSEVNIRKTIDSLFLNNLYTEFNAILNRGINVKRNLIDFKKKLAGLRIMDPACGSGNFLIVAYRELRRLEHAVVKELFKLNGLIGQQEQMELLSANDEVNAKPDSGFTKNGDYTEFWKEKNGDVPLIQVEVSQFYGIEIQDYAVDVARVGMWLEDHLMNMEASKEFFKTGQFIRIPLHTGAHIICANALRYDWSKLVSPNDLDYIIGNPPFIGLSSLPTKDKELKKQQTEDIAIVFGDLPKKGKLDYVTAWYEKATKYMQKNNTIQAAFVSTNSITQGEQVGILLRHLFEDEGQHITFAYRSFVWDNAAQNKAHVHCVIIGFTLLELKGQPIIYDENGNKHFANHINGYLLDYPDFYIESRKTIPPKGLPEMHQGSKALDGGGLVLKPKAAQSLEIKYPKLKPYIKPYIGSSELIKGKKRYCLWLQGVSPSLYRKIPEIKDRLNIVVNKRKNSTTQSIKKNATKAPYLFSEIRQPTTDYIAVPEVSSEGREYIPIAFLSKDIIASNKLYLISSTEKWIFSVLSSSTHMAWMRTVAGRLETRYSYSPAVYTNFPWINFTADQKENLCKTAQAILDARALYSDDTLADLYDPETMPIELRKAHEANDKVVLKAFGLKPSVTEREIVQHLFEIYEEIN from the coding sequence ATGAGAAAGAATAAAACACTACATAATAAAGTTGAACCTTTGGAATTACCTCGATATGTCCAAAGTGAAATTCAAAAGATAAAATGGGACAAAGAAATACCTGATTACGAGAAAGTAAAGGAAGATGCAATCGCATTTGCTAAAGAGGCACAGGCGGAGGCTGAAAGGAAGAAAAACGGAACTGTTACCTCAGAGAAGGTAATGAGAGGAAAGGTTGCTCAACTTCTTTTCAAGGGGGTACTTGGATACTCAAGTATTGGTGAGAAGTTCAATTATATGGAACAAAAATCAGCTGTAGATAGTGGCAAAAGGGCTGACGGTTTAATTGGCGAATTCAAGCGTGACGACGAGATCAGCAACGAAGATCTTATGGTTAAAGCGGTAATTGAATGGGAAGACTCTAGTTATGAATTTGATACGTCTGAAGAAGGACGCGGTGTAACACAGGCATTTGGCTACCAAGCAAAATATAGATGGTATCGAAATCAGCAAAAATATGTCATAGTATCTAACTTTATTGAGTTACGGCTTTATGGAAGCGATGAAAGAACGGCCGAAGTCTTTAACTTAACAAAGCTAGATCACGAATATCAGTTACGTAGATTGTTGTTATTCCTTCATGCAAGCCGGTTTGCTCCGGCTGGTGGAAAGTCAAAGAGTGATACTTTCTTCGCAAAGGAGCCCGAGGACGAACAGAAATCGGTCACAGCTGAGGCAGCTGCAAAATTAGGTGAACTAAGTAATAAAATTCAGGCTATGGGATATTCAGAAACCGAGACTAATATTTTTATGACAAGAATTTTATTTGCTCTCTTTGCCGATGATACAACCATTATGGATGGGAAGTTCCAAAAATTTCTTACTCACAAAGTTGTTAAAAGAGAAGATGGGACGAACACACTTGGGCAAGAACTAAATGTTCTCTTTCAGGTATTAAACACTCCTGTAAAAGAACGCGGCGTAATGTTTACGGAATATGCAGATTTTCCATACATAAATGGTAATTTATTCTCAAACGTTACTATTTTTCCTTCTTTTACAAACGAAATTCTTGATGACTTAATTGCGGCTGGTAATTATGATTGGTCAAGAATTAACCCAATTATCTTTGGCAATATGTTCGAAGGGGCATTAAACAACGAAACAAGGCGTGACCTGGGGGCACACTTTACTTCCGAGGTCAACATTCGTAAAACAATCGATTCATTATTTCTAAATAATCTTTATACCGAATTCAATGCTATTCTTAATCGTGGAATAAACGTGAAACGGAATTTAATTGACTTCAAGAAAAAACTAGCTGGTTTAAGGATAATGGATCCTGCGTGTGGATCAGGTAATTTCCTTATCGTTGCCTATCGTGAACTACGTCGACTTGAACATGCAGTTGTGAAAGAGTTATTCAAATTAAACGGTCTTATAGGACAACAAGAACAAATGGAATTATTGTCGGCCAATGACGAAGTTAACGCCAAACCAGACTCGGGTTTTACAAAGAATGGAGACTATACAGAGTTTTGGAAAGAAAAGAATGGTGATGTTCCACTAATACAAGTAGAAGTGTCTCAATTTTATGGTATCGAAATTCAAGATTATGCTGTTGATGTAGCAAGAGTAGGAATGTGGCTTGAAGACCATTTAATGAATATGGAGGCAAGTAAGGAATTCTTTAAGACTGGTCAGTTTATTCGTATTCCATTGCATACAGGGGCTCATATTATCTGCGCCAATGCCTTGCGCTATGATTGGTCAAAGCTAGTTAGCCCGAATGATCTTGATTATATTATTGGGAATCCTCCATTTATAGGCTTAAGTAGTCTTCCAACAAAGGATAAAGAATTAAAGAAGCAGCAGACTGAAGATATTGCTATAGTATTTGGAGACTTGCCGAAGAAAGGAAAGTTGGATTATGTAACTGCTTGGTACGAAAAGGCAACGAAATACATGCAGAAGAATAACACGATACAAGCTGCCTTTGTTTCTACTAACTCTATAACTCAAGGAGAACAGGTGGGTATTCTTTTGAGACATCTTTTTGAAGATGAAGGTCAACATATTACATTTGCATATCGGAGCTTTGTTTGGGATAATGCTGCGCAAAATAAAGCACATGTACATTGTGTAATAATTGGCTTTACATTGTTAGAGCTTAAAGGTCAACCTATAATCTATGATGAGAATGGTAACAAACATTTTGCAAATCATATTAATGGCTATTTACTTGATTATCCTGATTTTTATATTGAGTCTCGAAAGACGATACCACCGAAGGGGCTACCTGAAATGCATCAAGGAAGTAAGGCGCTTGATGGAGGTGGATTGGTTCTTAAGCCAAAGGCAGCACAAAGTTTAGAAATCAAATATCCAAAATTAAAGCCATATATTAAACCATACATCGGCTCAAGTGAGCTTATAAAAGGAAAAAAGCGTTATTGTTTATGGCTACAAGGGGTTAGCCCGTCATTGTATCGGAAAATTCCTGAAATTAAGGATCGACTTAATATAGTTGTAAATAAAAGAAAAAACAGTACAACTCAATCCATAAAAAAGAATGCAACTAAAGCTCCGTATCTTTTCTCAGAAATTAGACAGCCGACTACTGACTATATTGCTGTCCCTGAAGTTTCGTCCGAGGGTCGAGAATATATTCCGATCGCCTTTTTGTCGAAGGATATTATAGCAAGTAATAAGTTATATTTGATTTCAAGTACAGAAAAATGGATTTTTTCTGTTTTAAGTTCATCTACGCATATGGCCTGGATGCGGACGGTTGCAGGGAGATTAGAGACGCGGTATAGTTATTCTCCCGCCGTTTATACTAATTTCCCATGGATAAACTTTACTGCAGACCAAAAAGAGAACCTGTGTAAGACGGCTCAAGCTATTCTCGACGCGCGTGCTTTGTATTCAGACGACACGCTTGCTGATCTTTATGATCCTGAGACTATGCCAATTGAGCTTCGTAAGGCACATGAAGCTAATGATAAGGTTGTCCTGAAGGCGTTTGGGTTAAAGCCATCTGTAACAGAGCGAGAAATTGTACAACACCTGTTTGAGATATATGAAGAAATTAACTAG
- a CDS encoding helix-turn-helix domain-containing protein — protein sequence MEINLNDPNIMDAGDASKIWGHAENYVRRTYKSDPSKFPEGSIRKFGKQWIVTTEGMEAITGVKDPRNNN from the coding sequence ATGGAAATTAACCTTAATGATCCCAATATTATGGATGCTGGAGATGCGTCTAAGATTTGGGGTCATGCTGAAAATTATGTAAGAAGGACTTATAAGAGTGATCCTTCAAAATTCCCTGAAGGTAGCATACGTAAATTTGGCAAACAATGGATCGTTACCACAGAGGGAATGGAAGCTATTACTGGGGTAAAAGACCCTAGAAATAATAATTAA
- a CDS encoding transposase family protein: MNNEINFWTGIKDSHLKPDKPFLTENKKLKIIHLIQSYPMHCPLCGQLMRRNGFRKRPVTIKILTLAGKPAVLKIKKQQYLCPPSPQCLKRITKVAEAQGVNFACRIANVVKYHIVQELSENESMRTIANHHNVSTNTVERQLEGLEDTFKTNPHWLPATIAFDDFKSGKFAQSKMSMILMNPQNHRTIDIIQSRNSHFMRDYFLSHYSKRARWSVKIVVVDLFEPYRNFSHFRIRILISLKTSNLMIRELSKKRTRPIAKVA, translated from the coding sequence ATGAATAATGAGATCAACTTTTGGACTGGAATCAAGGATTCACACTTAAAACCTGACAAACCATTTTTAACTGAGAACAAAAAACTAAAGATCATTCATTTAATTCAGTCTTATCCTATGCACTGTCCGCTTTGCGGCCAGCTAATGCGTCGCAATGGCTTCCGTAAGCGGCCTGTAACGATCAAAATCCTTACACTGGCTGGAAAACCAGCTGTCTTAAAAATCAAGAAGCAACAGTATCTCTGTCCACCATCACCCCAATGCCTCAAGCGAATTACCAAAGTTGCCGAGGCCCAAGGAGTTAACTTTGCCTGTCGAATTGCGAATGTCGTTAAATACCATATTGTGCAGGAACTCAGTGAGAATGAATCCATGCGGACGATTGCCAACCATCACAATGTTTCCACTAACACCGTTGAGCGTCAGCTCGAGGGCCTCGAAGATACCTTTAAGACTAATCCTCACTGGTTACCGGCAACTATCGCTTTTGATGACTTTAAATCTGGTAAGTTCGCCCAAAGTAAGATGAGTATGATCTTAATGAATCCACAAAACCATCGCACTATTGATATCATCCAGTCCCGTAATTCGCACTTTATGCGTGATTACTTTCTTTCTCACTACTCTAAAAGGGCTCGCTGGTCGGTTAAGATTGTCGTTGTCGATCTATTTGAACCTTATCGCAACTTCTCCCATTTTCGGATTAGGATTCTTATTTCGTTGAAGACTTCTAATCTCATGATTCGTGAATTATCAAAAAAGAGAACTAGACCAATAGCCAAGGTGGCTTAG